One window of Novosphingobium sp. 9U genomic DNA carries:
- a CDS encoding LD-carboxypeptidase codes for MIRIAVCAPSAPILPEDADRVHALAAAEFPNVELHIHPQSFAVDGHFAGSDAQRLDALVECANDPTFDAVWFARGGYGACRIAEDAVRRFDRNARNKTWLGYSDAGYLLGALYRERIGHPVHAPMLACMRREGGDEAARRALRFLNGDRSGIEPSVGDRPTVAFNLMTLAMLCGTPLMPGLAGHVVMVEEVSEHLYAIDRLFFHLTAHLGGVAGLRLGRVSDVPQNDREFGATAEQIARHWCERHAIAYLGSADIGHDAANKIVPFGLAAAPQPQ; via the coding sequence ATGATCCGCATCGCCGTTTGCGCCCCATCCGCACCGATCCTGCCTGAGGACGCAGATCGCGTGCATGCTCTCGCCGCCGCCGAGTTCCCGAATGTCGAACTCCACATCCACCCACAAAGCTTTGCCGTCGACGGTCACTTCGCCGGGAGCGACGCGCAGCGGCTGGATGCCCTGGTCGAGTGCGCGAACGACCCCACGTTCGACGCGGTATGGTTCGCCCGCGGCGGCTATGGCGCGTGTCGCATCGCTGAGGACGCAGTGCGCCGCTTCGATCGCAATGCCCGCAACAAGACCTGGCTCGGCTACTCCGACGCCGGCTACTTGCTCGGTGCGCTCTATCGCGAGCGGATCGGTCATCCGGTTCACGCGCCGATGCTCGCCTGCATGCGCCGCGAGGGCGGGGACGAGGCCGCTCGGCGCGCCCTTCGGTTCCTCAACGGCGATCGCTCCGGCATCGAACCGTCGGTGGGCGATCGGCCGACAGTGGCGTTCAACTTGATGACGCTGGCGATGCTCTGCGGCACGCCGCTGATGCCGGGCCTGGCCGGTCACGTCGTCATGGTCGAGGAAGTGTCAGAGCACCTTTACGCCATCGACCGCCTGTTCTTCCACCTCACCGCGCACCTAGGCGGCGTTGCCGGCCTGCGCCTCGGCCGGGTCAGCGACGTGCCGCAGAACGACCGCGAATTCGGCGCCACAGCCGAGCAGATCGCCCGTCACTGGTGCGAGCGGCACGCCATCGCCTACCTCGGCAGTGCAGACATCGGCCACGATGCCGCCAACAAGATCGTGCCATTCGGGCTTGCCGCAGCCCCGCAACCACAATAG
- a CDS encoding DUF808 domain-containing protein — MPSGLVALLDDVAVIARAAAASVDDVAAGIAKAGSKAAGVVIDDAAVTPSYVTDFTPDRELPVIWAIAKGSLFNKLVILLPVALLLSQFLPWAITPLLMLGGAYLSFEGAEKVVEKLGGAKHGETLEDQPTDVAAFEKARVSGAVRTDLILSAEIMAIALAEVADQTFIGRAVILALVGVVITIMVYGAVALIVKMDDIGLHLAKKDSASAQSTGKALLRAMPILLTVLASVGTVAMLWVGGGIILHGTEELGFGALAHFAHGAQHGVAQATGALGGVLGWLTYAVLSAIVGLVLGGVIAFAVHLVAKTRGKAPH, encoded by the coding sequence ATGCCATCTGGTCTCGTCGCCTTGCTCGACGATGTCGCCGTCATCGCCCGCGCCGCGGCCGCCTCGGTAGACGATGTCGCGGCCGGGATCGCCAAGGCGGGCAGCAAGGCCGCCGGCGTGGTGATCGACGATGCGGCGGTGACGCCGTCCTACGTGACGGACTTCACGCCCGATCGCGAACTGCCGGTGATCTGGGCGATCGCCAAGGGCTCGCTGTTCAACAAGCTGGTCATCCTGCTGCCCGTGGCGCTGCTGCTCAGCCAGTTCCTGCCCTGGGCGATCACACCGCTGCTGATGCTGGGCGGCGCGTACCTTTCGTTCGAGGGCGCCGAGAAGGTGGTGGAGAAGCTGGGCGGCGCCAAGCACGGCGAGACGTTGGAGGATCAGCCGACCGACGTCGCCGCGTTCGAAAAGGCGCGTGTTTCGGGCGCGGTGCGCACCGACCTGATCCTCTCGGCCGAGATCATGGCCATCGCGCTCGCAGAAGTGGCGGACCAGACCTTCATCGGGCGCGCGGTGATCCTGGCGTTGGTCGGCGTGGTGATCACGATCATGGTCTATGGCGCCGTCGCGCTGATCGTGAAGATGGACGACATCGGCCTGCATCTGGCCAAGAAGGACAGCGCGTCTGCGCAGAGCACCGGCAAGGCGCTCCTTCGTGCGATGCCGATCCTGCTGACCGTGCTGGCGAGCGTTGGCACGGTGGCGATGCTGTGGGTCGGCGGCGGGATCATCCTGCATGGCACGGAGGAACTCGGCTTCGGAGCGCTGGCGCACTTCGCGCACGGTGCGCAGCACGGCGTGGCGCAAGCGACCGGCGCGTTGGGTGGCGTGCTGGGTTGGCTGACGTATGCGGTGCTTTCCGCGATTGTCGGGCTGGTGCTGGGCGGAGTGATCGCATTCGCGGTGCATCTGGTGGCGAAGACCAGGGGCAAGGCGCCGCATTGA
- a CDS encoding transglycosylase domain-containing protein has translation MTDAATGASTGVATEAKPRAQRSAVLRRHVRAHPFLALFLLLLLGLVLWQTWMAPPWRLNATPRLAGVDLLDANGKVFAHRGPRPSERIDAATLPDDVRDAFLAIEDRRFYSHGALDYRGLARAVLTNLRAGGVSQGGSTITQQYVKNAFLTHDRTWTRKFKELLLADWVENWMSKDEILSRYLEHAYFGAQQTGLAAAARFYFDKAPEKLTLGQAAMLAGLVKAPSRLAPTVDRAAARARMRVVLGAMADAGFITDREAKRVRNPRVVSSGRTRESAGWFADWLYTRLPEDSAGRIATTLEPDIQRRAERAVDQARLGGAEIALIALRPDGRVAALVGGSDWQPGAFNRVSQARRQPGSTFKLFDYFAALRAGARPDDVVFDAPIVVGEWRPTNGYRGYRGPMTLREAFAVSSNTAAVRIARAAGYREVVRAAHDLGITSALPEGAPSLPLGTATLTLEELAGAYAAFALGRYPVQVHGLIDGTKLPAKRLDEQREWAPMLDLLWEAANAGTGRRAASLRLPVFGKTGTSQDGRDTLFVGFSGDLVTAIWIGRDDNKPIPGASGGHMPAQVWRSFMSGLRLKSIPIPAPPRAARERRLWGAEDTPGLDVQDGYEDEADGADQGAPTIQLPVAPFGAPAPDNGNVAPPLIAPGPPSAPYGDEAPAPPDYPPEDTE, from the coding sequence ATGACGGACGCTGCGACGGGCGCCTCGACGGGCGTTGCCACGGAAGCGAAGCCAAGGGCGCAGCGCAGCGCGGTCCTTCGCCGCCATGTCCGCGCGCATCCCTTCCTGGCGCTGTTCCTGCTGCTGCTCTTAGGCCTTGTGCTGTGGCAGACCTGGATGGCCCCGCCATGGCGCCTCAACGCTACGCCGCGGCTGGCGGGCGTCGACCTGCTCGACGCGAACGGCAAAGTCTTCGCGCACCGCGGCCCACGCCCCTCCGAACGGATCGACGCCGCCACGCTGCCGGACGACGTGCGCGACGCGTTTCTCGCGATCGAGGACCGCCGCTTCTACAGCCACGGCGCGCTCGACTATCGCGGCCTCGCCCGCGCGGTGCTGACCAACTTGCGCGCGGGTGGCGTGTCGCAGGGCGGCTCGACGATTACGCAGCAGTACGTCAAGAACGCCTTCCTCACTCACGACCGCACCTGGACCCGCAAGTTCAAGGAACTGCTGCTCGCCGACTGGGTCGAGAACTGGATGAGCAAGGACGAGATCCTCTCGCGCTACCTGGAGCACGCGTACTTCGGCGCGCAGCAGACGGGCCTTGCCGCCGCCGCGCGCTTCTACTTCGACAAGGCGCCCGAGAAGCTGACGCTCGGCCAGGCCGCGATGCTGGCGGGGTTGGTCAAGGCGCCCTCTCGCCTCGCTCCCACGGTGGACCGCGCGGCAGCCCGCGCCCGCATGCGCGTGGTGCTGGGTGCAATGGCCGACGCCGGGTTCATCACCGATCGCGAAGCCAAACGAGTGCGTAATCCACGCGTCGTATCCTCTGGTCGCACGCGCGAGAGCGCCGGCTGGTTCGCCGACTGGCTCTACACCCGCCTGCCCGAAGACAGCGCCGGCCGCATCGCCACCACGCTCGAGCCCGACATCCAGCGCCGCGCCGAGCGAGCGGTAGATCAGGCGCGGCTCGGGGGCGCCGAGATCGCTCTGATCGCGCTACGGCCGGACGGGCGTGTTGCCGCGCTTGTGGGCGGCAGCGACTGGCAGCCGGGCGCCTTCAACCGCGTCAGCCAGGCGCGGCGCCAACCCGGCTCCACCTTCAAGCTGTTCGACTACTTCGCCGCCCTGCGCGCCGGCGCCCGTCCGGACGACGTGGTGTTCGACGCCCCGATCGTGGTGGGCGAGTGGCGCCCGACCAATGGCTACCGCGGCTATCGCGGGCCGATGACCCTGCGCGAGGCCTTCGCCGTGTCCAGCAACACGGCCGCGGTGCGCATCGCCCGGGCGGCGGGCTACCGCGAAGTGGTACGCGCCGCTCACGACCTTGGCATCACCTCTGCCCTTCCCGAAGGCGCGCCCAGCCTGCCGCTCGGCACGGCAACGCTCACCCTCGAGGAGCTCGCCGGTGCCTACGCTGCCTTCGCGCTAGGCCGCTATCCGGTTCAGGTCCACGGGCTGATCGACGGCACCAAGCTGCCCGCCAAGCGGCTCGACGAACAGCGTGAGTGGGCGCCGATGCTCGACCTCCTTTGGGAAGCGGCCAATGCCGGCACCGGCCGCCGCGCCGCCTCGTTGCGACTGCCTGTGTTCGGCAAGACCGGCACCTCCCAGGACGGGCGTGACACCCTGTTCGTCGGCTTCTCGGGCGACCTCGTCACCGCGATCTGGATCGGTCGCGACGACAACAAGCCGATCCCCGGCGCCAGCGGCGGCCACATGCCCGCACAAGTCTGGCGATCGTTCATGAGCGGGTTGCGGCTGAAGTCCATTCCGATCCCGGCCCCACCTCGCGCCGCGCGCGAACGTCGCCTTTGGGGCGCGGAGGACACGCCCGGCCTCGACGTTCAGGACGGCTACGAGGATGAGGCCGACGGCGCCGACCAGGGCGCGCCGACGATTCAGCTGCCCGTTGCGCCGTTCGGCGCTCCTGCGCCTGACAACGGCAATGTCGCTCCACCGCTCATAGCACCCGGACCTCCGTCCGCACCCTACGGGGACGAAGCACCGGCTCCGCCGGACTATCCTCCGGAGGACACAGAGTAG
- the murC gene encoding UDP-N-acetylmuramate--L-alanine ligase: MTAPTTDLTAHPWFFCGIGGSGMLPLALILKGLGASVAGSDRSRDQGRSTAKFAWLESEGFQLFPQDGSGVISADQVLVASAAVEDTVPEVVRARELGCERMSRAQLLAALFNASPRGIAVGGTSGKSTVTGMIGWILTACRRDPTIMNGAVMKNFRAPDAPFASARVGQGGVFVSEVDESDGSIALYRPEVAVLGNVSLDHKSLEELRALFGAFLAASQVGVVNLDDAESAELASRANQLLSFGLESQDAAIGVEPGSVVQWADVIEARIVDRRSGEAHALVLQQPGRHNLYNALAALAGCVALGVPLAEAVAALGSFEGLARRFDVIGTSPSGVTVIDDFGHNPDKVSATLATLKAHPGRVVAFFQPHGYGPLRQMGAELAEVFARLLGGDDVVLLCDPVYFGGTVDRSEGSERIVELIRAAGAQAEYVPTREECGERIVELAQPGDRVVIMGARDDTLTTFAQDLLSRLR; the protein is encoded by the coding sequence ATGACCGCTCCCACCACTGACCTCACCGCCCATCCCTGGTTCTTCTGCGGCATCGGCGGCTCGGGCATGCTGCCGCTCGCGCTGATCCTCAAGGGTCTGGGCGCATCAGTCGCGGGCTCGGACCGTAGCCGCGACCAGGGACGCAGCACGGCCAAGTTCGCCTGGCTGGAGAGCGAAGGCTTCCAGCTGTTCCCGCAGGACGGCAGCGGCGTCATCTCGGCCGACCAGGTGCTGGTCGCCTCGGCCGCGGTCGAGGACACGGTGCCAGAAGTCGTGCGGGCGCGAGAACTCGGTTGCGAGCGGATGAGCCGCGCGCAGCTGCTCGCCGCCCTGTTCAACGCCTCCCCGCGCGGGATCGCAGTGGGGGGCACCAGCGGCAAGTCGACGGTCACCGGCATGATCGGCTGGATCCTCACCGCGTGCCGTCGCGATCCGACCATCATGAACGGCGCCGTGATGAAGAACTTCCGCGCACCCGACGCGCCCTTCGCCAGCGCGCGTGTCGGCCAAGGCGGCGTGTTCGTCTCTGAGGTGGACGAGAGCGATGGATCGATCGCGCTCTATCGGCCCGAGGTGGCGGTGCTCGGCAACGTCAGCCTCGACCACAAGAGCCTGGAGGAACTGCGCGCCCTCTTCGGCGCCTTCCTGGCGGCCTCACAAGTAGGTGTGGTGAACCTCGACGATGCGGAAAGCGCCGAGCTGGCGTCGCGGGCGAACCAGCTGCTCAGCTTCGGCCTGGAGAGCCAGGACGCTGCCATCGGCGTGGAGCCCGGCAGCGTGGTGCAATGGGCGGACGTCATCGAAGCGCGCATTGTCGACCGTCGCAGCGGCGAGGCACATGCGCTGGTGCTGCAGCAGCCCGGCCGCCACAATCTCTACAATGCCCTCGCCGCGCTGGCGGGCTGTGTCGCACTCGGCGTGCCGCTGGCCGAAGCGGTCGCCGCGCTCGGCAGCTTCGAGGGCCTGGCGCGGCGGTTCGACGTGATCGGCACCAGCCCATCGGGCGTGACGGTCATCGACGACTTCGGGCACAACCCCGACAAGGTGTCGGCCACGCTGGCGACGCTCAAGGCGCACCCGGGCCGCGTCGTCGCGTTCTTCCAGCCACATGGGTACGGCCCCTTGCGGCAAATGGGTGCCGAGCTTGCCGAGGTCTTCGCGAGGTTGCTGGGCGGCGATGACGTGGTGCTGCTGTGCGATCCGGTCTACTTCGGCGGCACCGTCGACCGCAGCGAAGGCAGCGAGCGGATCGTCGAGCTGATCCGTGCCGCCGGCGCCCAAGCAGAGTATGTGCCGACCCGTGAAGAATGTGGCGAGCGGATCGTCGAACTCGCTCAGCCAGGCGACCGCGTGGTGATCATGGGTGCGCGGGACGATACCTTGACCACCTTCGCGCAGGATCTGCTGTCGAGGTTACGCTAA